A stretch of the Gracilinanus agilis isolate LMUSP501 chromosome 4, AgileGrace, whole genome shotgun sequence genome encodes the following:
- the EVI2A gene encoding protein EVI2A translates to MEPPGLYLHAALLATTIFSWIPQVKAKDEPFWAINSTAWDGVIQNKTNGSLLNPETPEPVTVYPPNVVETRTPRAPPPSPSLVPPTGHHLDTPPSLDSSTGALPSTDHPGRGQDDVLKRDICEEGNNKMAMLVCLVIIAVLFLICTLLFLSTVILANRVSSLKRSKQVYKRQTRSNGDFLATSGLWPADSDTLKRAEQLQGPRLIMQATGTLTAQRERKEDGATEKLAP, encoded by the coding sequence ATGGAGCCTCCGGGACTTTACCTGCATGCCGCTCTTCTGGCAACCACCATCTTTTCCTGGATTCCCCAAGTCAAAGCAAAGGACGAGCCCTTCTGGGCTATCAACAGTACTGCCTGGGACGGCGTGATTCAGAATAAAACAAATGGAAGCCTCctaaacccagagactccagaaccAGTCACAGTCTATCCTCCCAACGTGGTGGAGACGAGGACGCCACGGGCCCCACCTCCCTCCCCATCCTTAGTGCCTCCAACTGGACACCATCTTGACACACCTCCTTCTCTGGACAGCAGCACTGGAGCCCTGCCGAGCACTGACCACCCGGGCAGGGGCCAGGATGACGTGCTGAAAAGGGACATTTGTGAAGAGGGCAACAACAAGATGGCCATGCTCGTCTGCCTGGTCATCATCGCCgtcctcttcctcatctgtacTCTCCTCTTTCTGTCCACTGTGATCCTGGCAAACAGGGTGTCTTCCCTCAAGCGATCGAAGCAAGTGTACAAGCGGCAGACGAGAAGCAACGGGGATTTTCTGGCCACCAGCGGCCTGTGGCCTGCAGACTCTGACACGCTGAAAAGAGCAGAACAGCTCCAAGGGCCACGGCTGATAATGCAGGCCACGGGGACCCTCACAGctcagagggaaaggaaggaggatggGGCAACCGAGAAACTCGCTCCCTGA